A stretch of DNA from Anaerohalosphaeraceae bacterium:
ACCGGCGTGGTGTACGAGATTTATGACCGAGGGGCGTCGCTGCGGGCGATTTGCGGAGGCGGCCGCTATGACAATCTGCTCAAGGATTTCGGGGGGCCGGCCGTATCGGCGACGGGGATGGGGATGGGTGATTGTGTTCTCGAGATTCTCTTGCGGGAAAAGGGGCTTTTGAAGGATGAGAATCTGCCGACCCGCCGGCTGGATTATTATGTGGTGTTTGCCGCAGAGCAGTGGGCCTCGGAGGCGGTGCGGCTGGCGGCGCAGATTCGTCTGGCGGGCTGGGCCTGTGATTTCAGCTATAAGGGCGGGAATCTGGGCAAGCAGTTAAAACAGGCCGACCAGTCGGGGGCCGAGCGGGCGGTTATTTTGGGCCAGGAGTACACCGCCGGGAAATTGGTAGTTAAAGAAATGAAGAGCGGCCGACAGGAAGAAGTCGCCACAGACGAGTTTCTCGCTTCCCTGAAGCGGGTGTAATCCGCTCTCTTTTTACCATTTTTTGAAGATAAAAAACACAGCGGCGATAATCAGAGCAAATCCGACAAGATAATTCCACTTCAGCGGCTCCTTCAGATATAGAATGGAAAACCCGCAGAATATCAGCAGAGTGATGACTTCCTGAATGGTTTTTAACTGGGCGGCGGTGAAGATGCCGTGCCCGATACGGTTGGCCGGCACCTGAAAGCAGTATTCGAGAAAGGCAATCAGCCAGCTGCACAGAATCACAATCACAATCGGTTTGTCCTTGAATTTCAGGTGGCCGTACCAGGCGAACGTCATAAAGATATTCGAAATCGTCAGAAGGAGTATCGTTTTCATCTTGTTTTCCTTTGTTAAACCGTTTCTTTGATTGAGGCGGTGAATTATACAGAAAAAGGAGGTCCGGTTGTCAATTGTATTTTGAGGAAGGACAGGGTATCTTTTTCTTCTGATGGCGGGAAAGAATCGAAGAGCGGTTCCGACACCGGTGGGGTCACCGAATCTTTATGAAGCGGCTTTTGAGACCTGGCTGGCGGAGCGGAGAATCTCGTATCGGGCCGTGCCGCAGGGGCATCGGTCGGTGCCGGAAGGACCCCAGAAGCGGTTTGACTATCTGCTTTGTCCCGAGGGGGCTGTGCCGATTTTGGCGGAAGTGAAGGGGCGGACATTTGAGGGGGAGTCCCTGGTCGGACGGCGCGGGCTGGACGGATGGACGACACAGCAGGATTTACAGGCTTTGCAGCAATGGGAGGATGTGTTTGTCCGGCATTATCCGGGCTCCCGGGCGGTTTTTGTGTTTGTTTTTTGTCTGAAACAGCCGGATGTGGACACGGATGGTCTGGAGGTGTTTGCGAAGGACGGCAGACGATTTGTTTTTTTGGCTGTTGAGGCGGGTGTATATCGGACATTTGCGGTGCAGCGCAGTCCGAGATGGAAGACGGTAACCTTGAAAGCAGAGGATTTTCGGAGATGTGCGCTTCCGCTTGAAGTGTATTTGGAGAAGATTTGGAATGAATGAGCTGATTCAGTCGTATGCGGAATATGTTCTGTCCGGCGGGATGCTGAACCGTCAGCAGGCCGTTGAACTGGTTCAGGCGGGCCGGACGGACTTCGAGGACCTGTTATATTGGGCGGACCGGATTCGGCGGCATGTTTTCGGGGAAACGGTGCATCTGTGTTCGATCGTGCCGGGGCGGCTGGGCGGGTGCAGTCAGGATTGTGCGTTTTGCGCCCAATCAGTTCATTATGATACGGCCGTGGATAAAAAGCCGCGTCTTCTGACGGAGGAAGAGATTCTCTCGGCGGCGGCGCAGGCCAAGGCCTGCCGGGTCAGTCATTTTGGAATTGTTACCAGCGGCCGTTCAATTCCTGAGGTTGAGCTCCATCGGCTGGAGAGGATTATCCGCCGGCTTCGTCAGGAGTTTGGCATTCGGGTCTGTGCGGCGCTGGGGATACTGGATGAAAAGGCAATGCAGCGGCTGGCTGCCGCGGGTGTGGAACGCTACAACCATAATTTGGAGACATCCGAGCGGCATTTCCCGAATATTGTAAAGACCCATCGGTACGAGGAGCGGGTTGCAACGATTCGGGCTGCTCTGAAGGCGGGACTGAAGGTCTGTGCGGGCGGCATTTTCGGAATCGGAGAGACCCTCGAGGACCGAATTGATATGGCGATGGAACTGCGGGGGCTGGGGGTGGATATGGTGCCGCTGAACTTTCTGCATCCGATTCCCGGGACACCGCTGGGGACGATGACGCCCTTGGCTCCCCGGGAGATCCTTCAAATTGTGGCGTTGTATCGATTTCTTCTCCCGCATACGCATTTAAAGGTGGCGGGGGGACGTGTGAAAAACTTGCGGGATTTGCAAAGCTGGATATTCCGAGCGGGCTGTACGAGCATCATCAGCGGCAACTACCTGACCACGGCGGGCCGGGCGGTCGAAGAAGACAGACAAATGATAATCGATTTAGGGCTGCAGACGTCTGATTGCCGCTGAAAAAACTGTTTTTCAGTGCAGGACAGAGCAGCAGTCCTGAATCAGTTTGACGGCCTGGTCCACATCCGTCGGGTTGGTGAGAACGGCATCGAATCCTTTTTTCTTGAGAGCGGCAGTTTCGTTTTCGTTCAGCCCGGAAGCGACGGCGATGATTTTGGTGTACTGCAGGTCCTGATGCTGGCGGACATACGTGCAGAGCTGCTGGGGGTTGACGGCGTTGGACATCAGATTGACGAGGATGACCTGAGGCTTGAACTTCTCGGCTAAAAGGCCTGCATCGAAACTGTTGTGCGCACAAATCGCCTCAAAACTGCCTTTCATTTGGAGCGTCTCGGCAAATTGACGGCTTTTTTCTGGGCAGGAGTCGATAATCAGGACCTTCATTTGCCCCTTTTCGAGGGCGTCCGTCGGCATATTGTGGGCTTTCATAAAGCGGATAAGCTCACTGGTTGGGATACGACGGTCACGGGAGCCGGGGATCCGATATCCTTTTAATTGTCCGGAATCAAACCATTTTGTGACGGTGCGAGGGGCCACGTTGCACAGTTTGGCTACCTCTCCGGTGGTCAGAACATCTTTTTTCTTCATCGTTCAAATCCTGCAAGAGTCGGCTGTACGCCGTAAATAGTCTGCCATAAAGGGCTGGACAGCGGTTTTCCAGCCGTGATTTACATCGGACTAAGGTTTTCCCTGTTTAACATCCTTCTTCAAAAAATGAAGATTTTTTCTTTTTTTCGACCGTTTGAAGGGGGCTTGCAAAAGACAGGTCCGATAATAAACAAGATAAATTCGAGTTATTTTGTTTTATTGATTTTTGAAGGAAAGTTTTTTGAGTATTGTCAAGGAATTGTTCGTATAGGGGAATAAGAAGCAGGGACGTTTTAGATTTCCCTATTAAACGGAAGGTTTCGGCTTGACCGATAAGAGAAGTGTGGATATGATTCGGTAAGATTAGGTTTATTAAAAAGTGAAGCGCATGACAGAAAAGCCCTAATCAAGATGGGCGAGGTCGAAAACGGCAACTTGGCAGATGGTTGGCAGAGCTTCATGAACATCGTTTTCTGTCGGCAGGGCGAAAGGCGTCGAATGATTTCTATGGCGCCAAGTCCAAAAACCGTCAGAAACGGTGAATGGGACGAATTTGGAATTTGTGGATAAACAAAACACCAGTGAGAGGGCAGGCAGGAGGCCGGCCGACAATGACAGACAAGACAAAAAGATTCTTCGCTATCCAATCAGCCGCCGGAGATTCCCCGGGCGGAGAAAGCGAGATGGTCTGACGGTCTTTTTGGGCATTTAAATCCACAAGTTTCCTTTTTTGTGCCTTTCTGAGGTTCCCCCCTTCAAGGTGCCGGTTATGTTGTGCGCCCAGTGAACGATAAACGGTAACCTTGAAAGGTGCAAACTATGGAAGTGTTGATGGCCATTAACACAGCGTCATGGATTGTTGGCATTCTGCTGGGGGGGATAATTGGTCTTGCAGTTTCCATTCTTGTTGGTTTTTCCATATCAAAAATCCGCCTTAAAGAGGCAGAAAAAGACATTCAAGGTCGTCTTGAAACAGCCCGGCGTGAAGCCGAGACGATTCTGAAAGAAGCCCGTCTGGATGCTGCCAGTGAGTTTATCCGAAAGCGCGAAGAGTTTACCAATGAAGTGGCGGCCAAAGAGGCTCAAATCCAGAAGCAGGAACTTCAGCTGGAAAAGATGAAGGATGCTCTGGAGCGGCAGCAGGAACAGATTGAGCAGCGCGACAGGCAGTTAAAGAACCTCGAAAAAGACCTGCAGCGGAAGATTGAGAGTGTGGACAATAAAAACCGGGAATTGTCTTCTTTGCTTGTTCAGCAGAAAAATCAGCTGCTGAAAATTTCCGGAATGACGGTGGAAGAGGCCAAAAATCTGCTGCTTCAGGAGCTCGAGGAGGAATGTGAAAAGGAGATGAGCGAGCTGATCAGCCGGAAAGTGGCTCAGGCGGAGGAGCAGGCCGAAGAAAAGGCCAAAGAGATTATCAATCTGGCGATTCAGCGGTATGCCGCCGAGCAGACCTGTGAGGTGAGCGTTTCGATGGTGGATATCCCGAATGATGAGATGAAGGGCCGGATTATCGGACGGGAAGGACGGAATATCCGGGCGTTCGAGAAGGCCACCGGCGTAGATGTGATTGTGGATGATACGCCGGGCGTGATTGTGGTCAGCGGGTTTAATCCGATTCGCCGCGAGGTCGCCCGGCTGAGTATGGAGCGGCTGATTCAGGACGGGCGGATTCATCCGACGCGGATTGAAGAGATTGTAGCACAGACGAAAAAGGATGTGCACCAGAGGGTCATTCAGCTGGGGAAAGAAGCAGCCGAAGAGGTGGATGTCCGCGGGCTGAACAACAAGATTATCGGGATGCTCGGGGCGCTGCACTACCGCACCAGTTACGGGCAGAATGTGCTGCGGCACAGCGTCGAGGTGGCTTTCCTGGCGCAGGTGATGGCGGATGAACTGGGGCTGGACGGTTCACTGGCCAAGCGGACGGGTCTGCTGCACGATATCGGCAAGGCGATGGACCGGGAGATTGAAGGCGGGCATCCGTCGATTGGAGCCAACTATCTGCGTCGGTTCAAGGAGTCTCCGATTGTGCTGAATGCCGTCGAGGCGCACCACGGGGATATACCGGCCGACAATCCCTATACGCCGCTGATTGCGGCGGCGGATGCCATCAGTGCCTCCCGGCCCGGTGCCCGTCGGGAAATCCTCGAGCGGTATATCAAACGGCTGGAGAAGCTGGAGGAAATCGCCCGCAGCTTTGAGGGGGTGGAAGGATGTTATGCGATTCAGGCGGGCCGTGAAGTGCGTGTGATTGTCAATGCGGAGAAGGTTAGCGATGATGCGGCAATGAAGACAGCACGGGACATCGCCAAGAAGATTGAGGAAGAGATGACCTATCCGGGGGAGATTAAAGTGACGCTGCTGCGGGAGGTTCGGTGCATTGAGTACGCTCGATAGCGGAACTTTCGCCGAACAGGTCCGCAGCGGTGCGGCTTGCGGAAAGTGAGCGGACTGTGAAGATTAAAGTGCTTTGTATCGGGGATATTGTAGGCCGTCCGGGCCGGCGGATTCTATCTTCTCAGCTTCCGCTGCTGGTGCGGCAGCATCAGGTTGATGCGGTAATAGCCAATGCGGAGAATGCGGCGGGCGGTTCAGGGCTGACTCCGCAGATTTATGAGAAGCTGGGCCGCTATAGGGTGCACCTGATTACGCTGGGCGACCACTGCTATCGGAAGAAAGAGATTTTGCCGATTCTCGAAAGCGGAGGCAATATTGTCCGTCCGGCCAATCTTTCGCCGGCCGCGGCGGGAAAAGACTTTGCCGTCTATCAGACCTCCAAGGGGGTCTGCGTCGGTGTGGTGACGCTGATGGGGCGGATTTTTATGAAACCCGCGGACTGCCCCTATGCCAAAATCGATTCGATTCTGCCCCGGCTGTCGCAGCAGGCGGAGGTGATTTTTGTGGAAATGCATGCGGAGGCCACCAGCGAAAAGGCGGCGATGGCGTATTATCTGGACGGCAAGGTCAGCTGCGTGTTCGGGACGCATACGCATGTGGTGACGGCGGATGAGCGGATTTTGCCGGGCGGAACGGCGTTTATTACCGATATCGGGATGACGGGGGCGCACGATTCGGTTTTGGGCCGCAAGAGCGAGTGTGTCATTCGGGCGTTTCGCACGCAGATGCCGTATCCGTTTGAACTGGCCGCCGGCGATGTGCGGATGAGCGCCATTCTGGTGACGGTGGACAGCCATACCCGCCGGGCGGAGTCGATCGAGCGGATTCAGGTTCGGGAAGAGACGACTGACGAGATGATTTACGACAGCGATGACGGTAAACCGGATTCGGCAAACGGTTTTATGAGTTAAGGGCAAGGGACGCCGCTGTTCCGATATGCATGGCCGGCAAGTTTCGTTCAGCCGAAGGAGGGGTCTGGCCCTGCGGACTGTTTTTCTTTGAATTCTCTGGCGAGTTGACGGAGTCTGAGGATATCCGTCTTGCCGGAGCCCAGACGGGGAATTTCGTCCAGTCCAATCAGATTTTCCCGTTTGGGCAGGTAAAGTTTGGGCAGGTCGCTTTCCGCCAGTTTTTCGTAAAGGTCTTCGGGATTCACTTTGTCTTTCACATACAGCAGGACGATTTGCTCGCCTTTTTTCTCATCGGGCAGACTGGTGACGGCCACCAGCGGTTCATTCAGATGGAGAAGTTTTATACAGGTTTCTTCAATTGTCAAATGGGACACCATCTCTCCGCCGATTTTGCTGAAGCGGCTTAGCCGGTCGGTGATGGTGATGAAACCGTCCCGGTCAAGCGTGACGATGTCTCCGGTATTGTACCAGCCGTCCTGAAGGACTTGGGCGGTTTTCTCGGGAAGATTCAGATATCCTTTCATCACATTGGGGCCTTTGACCCAGAGCAGCCCGGGCTGTCCGACGGGGACGGGACGGCCGGTTTCCGGATGGAGGATTTTGACGGCGATGCCGGGCAGGGGATGACCGGCGGTGCCGTCTTTGGTTCCGATTTGGCGGGCGCCGGCAACTTCGACATCGGGGACGTTGATGGCAATCAGCGGGGAGCATTCGGTGGTCCCGTAGCCCTCACGCGGACGGATGCCGAATTTCTTTTCAAATTCGTCGATGAGTTCGATTTTGAGTTTTTCGGCGCCTGCGATAATAAACCGCAGGGTTTTGAAGTCGTCCGGTTCACATCGTTTCAGATAATTCAGAAGGAAGGTAGGAGTGGCGAACAAAAGGGTGGCGTTTTCGGAGCGGACGGTCTGGCCGACGGCTTTGGCGTCGAGAGGATTGGGAACAAAACAGACCGGCACACCGGCCAGAATCGGCAGCCAGAGCGTGCAGGTCAGGCCGAAGGAATGAAACAGCGGCAGAACGGCACAGAGCTTGTCGCCGGGATAAACGCGGAAAATCATCAGGGCCCCTTCGAGGTTGGACAGGATATTATGGTGGCTCAAAAGGATGCCTTTGGGTTTGCCGGAGCTGCCGGAGGAAAAGAGGATGACGGCCGTCTGGTCAGCGTCGAAGGTTTCGGCACAGGCCAGGCGGCGGCGCGGGCAAAACAGGGCCTTGAGGGCGGCCAGCCGTTTTTGTGCCGGCGTGAATTGGGTCAGAAGGTCTTCGAGGAATAACGCGCCGGGCAGGGCGGTCGGAGAAACGTTTATCTTCTCCAGAAACAGACGGCTGGTGAGGATGGTCTTCAGACCAGTCTGCTCGATCATAAATTGCCGGTCGGACGGAGAAACAGCATAGGAGAGGTTGACGGCGGTTTTGTTGAGCAGGGCGACCGCCAGGTTGGCACAGACGGCTCCCACAGAGGGCGGCAGGAAGATGCCGATGTTGGGCTGGTCGGCTGTGCGGTCTTTCAGATAATCCCGCAGAAGGACGGCGGCGATGAGGGTTTTGCCCCACGTGAGCCGTTTGCCGCTGATGTCGCTGATAAAGGGCCGGCGGAAGTGTTTGCGCGCGGAGCGGACAAACGTTTCTCCCAGACTGATTCGGTGGGGTTTTCGGCTTTCAAAATAATTGCAGGACAGTTCCGCAATGGCCTGGCGGGCTTCTTCCGCAGAGGTGTCGGGGGGCAGGGGTTCCCCAAAATGAACCTGGACGGGGTAAGGCAGTCTTTTGGGCCAGGCAGACAGCAGCCGTCCGTGATAATGACTCAGAACGCTGCCCCAGATTCCGCCCAGGTAGGCGGGAATGACGGGAATATCCAGACCTTCGGCGATTTTTTCAAACCCGGGCCGAAAGCGGTTCATCTGGCCGGTGCGGGTAATGCCGCCTTCCGGGAAGACACAGACCAGCTCGCCGCTTTGCAGAGCCCGACGGGCTTGTTCGATGGATTCAAAGATGGATTTGGGTGAGTCGGAGGGGCTGACAGGGATGGCCTTTACAAGCCGAAAGAGCCAGTGAAGCCCTTTGTTTTGATAGAGAGACTTGTCCATCAGGAAACGGACAGGACGCGGCAGGGAGGCCATCAGGATAACGGCATCAGCCCAGGAGACATGGTTCGAAACAAGAAGTGCCGGGCCGGAGGCGGGAATGTGTTCGGCACCGAACACACGGAGGCGGTAGAGCAGTCGGGTCAGAACAGCGGCCAGAAATCGAAGGAGCGGATAGGGCAGACGAATAACAGCTCCGACAGCCAGCACCGCGGTCAGGAGTCCGAACAGAAGAAACATCCAGCTGGGACTGATTTTCAGAAAAGTCGTGCAGAGATTGACCAGAACGGAGGCCAGCAGGACCCCGACCCAGCTGAGAAAATTGGAAGCGGCCAGCACCTGTCCGCGGATGGCGGCGGGGGCTTTCATCTGGATGAAAGCGTGGATGGGGATAATAAAGAGACCGGCGCCGACTCCAAACAGGAAGGTCAGGGAGAAAATGCCGGGATTTAGGGCAAACATTTCTTTGGCGTCCTGCGGGGAGTGGGAATTGGGATTGACCAGACCGAGTGCAATGGCGGCGGCGGCCATCATCAGGCCCCCGATAGGAACAATCCCCAGTTCAATTGAGCGGCCGGACAGTTTGCCGGACAAATAGGAGCCCAGCCCGATAGCCAGGGAAGCCACCACAAACAGCAGGGCGCTGAGTTCTTCGCTGGCCTTGCAGATTTCCAGACCATAGGGGATTAGATTGATTTGGGCAAAAGCCCCCAGAAAGAGAAAATAAGCCGCTGCGGCCATGGCGACCAGCAGGGCGGTTTCGGAGCGGATGGCTTTCAGGGTTCGCCAAATATCTTTGAAGAACAGGATAGAGGCCTGAACGGATTGTCCGCCGGCAGGGGTTTTTTCGATTTGAAGACTGGTGAAGACTCCGACAGCGGCTGCGAGGATGCACGCTGCATCGGCCAGCGGGTAATTGCGGTTTGTAGTCAGGATGAGGATTGGAGCGGCGGCGCTGCCGAGCACGATAGCCAGGTAGGTCATACCTTCGAGAAACCCGTTCGCCTTGGACAGCTGGTCAGGGCGAACCAACTCGGGAATGATGCCGTATTTGGAGGGACCGAAGAAGGCGCTTTGGGTGCACATCAGGAACAGGACAAAGTAGAGTCCTGGAGCACTTTTGAACAGGAACATCAGCAGCCCGAGTGCCATAATGACCAGCTCGGCGATTTTGGCCAGGACGATGATGTCCCGTTTGCTGAAGCGGTCGGCCAGAATGCCGGCATAGGGCGTAAACAAAAGAAACGGAATGACAAAAATTCCGGCGGCCCAGGCGCCGATTTGAGCGGCTTTCTCCTGACCGAACAGTCCAATCAGAAACAGGACCATCAGCCAGCGGTAAAGGTTGTCATTCAGGGCTCCCAGAAACTGGGTGGCGTTGTGCCACAGAAACGACCGGCTGAGATGATTGCCGCTGACTTGGACTGAGATGTTTATTTCCTTCGGTTTCATGGGCTTTCAGATTTTTGATTGTTCTGGATTCCTATTTTTACCGGTTTTTGGGGAAAAAAGAAACGGTTCATTTCCTGAAAAATAATCGAGAACGGCCCGGATGGACGCCTGACGATAAGGGCTTGCCTCATTGAACAGTTCGTGGCGGGCTCCGGGGAGCATTTGGAGATGGGCGGCGGGAAATTTCTTTTGGAGAATTTTCAGGTTGTACGGCCAGTCCACCGTTTTATCCTCTTGCGGCTGAAGGATAAGGATTTCCCGATCGGAAGGCGGAAGGCTTTGAAGCTTGTCATTCCACTTGTAAAGGGCTTTGACCCATTGCAGGGAGACGACTCGGGCGTGGAGGAAATCCCGGCTTCGATTGAAAGACAGGTATTCGGGGTCGGAGGAGTTCTTCCGCTGGATACGGGGGATGCGGTCTGTAAAGCAGCAGGCAGCTTTCCAGAGGGGTTTGGAGAGGTTGTAGGCGGCCCAGCGGAGAAGGGGAGCGGCCAGGATGACTCGCTGAAGGGATGGAACCGCACCGGTCAGGAGGGCATCGGTGAGAACGGCAGCCCCCATGCTGAAGCCGACGGCAAAGTAGGGGCCGTGCAGGCAGGCGAGGACCTTTTGGAGGAAGTCGGCCAGGGCGATCGTGTACTCCTCGAAATGGTTGATAGAAGCGGGCGGGCCGGAGGAAAGGCCGTGTCCCGGCCAGTCAAAGAGGGCGACGGCAAAGTGATTCTTGAGCAGAGCGGAGAGCAGATGCCGCTTCTGGCCGCTGTGATTGAGATAGCCGTGGAGTAGAACCACAGCGGCTTCATAACGGGCGGGCCGGTAGATGTGGGCGGCCAGCTCATAGGGGCCTGACACAAAGGAACCAAAGAAATGCTCAATTTCTGGGCCGCAGTCGAGGCCGTAATAGGCAAAATAAGCTTTGGCCGATTCCGAATAACAGTCGGGATTAACCTGTTCGAGCGGTTCGAGGACAGGCAGCGGGCTGCCGTTCGTTCTTTTTTGAATTCGATGCAGCATAGGCCTATCAGGTCCATCTTATCACAGACGGGATGATTTGACACGATTTAAGGATTCTTATTCGTTTTGACGGACAAAAGGTGGCTGGAACAGACAAGGAACAAAAAGACGGCAAGGCAGTTTTGGTAAAGCGGCACAAGGAGTGTCATCTTCGCTGAAGCATCCGGATGAAGGTTGAATTGCCGGACCAAAAAGGCGGAACAGACAAGCAGAAAGACGGATGCGGAAACGGCGATCCTGCCGAAGCGGGTTTTTGTGAAGAAAAGATTGAGCAGGCCGA
This window harbors:
- a CDS encoding acyl-[ACP]--phospholipid O-acyltransferase translates to MKPKEINISVQVSGNHLSRSFLWHNATQFLGALNDNLYRWLMVLFLIGLFGQEKAAQIGAWAAGIFVIPFLLFTPYAGILADRFSKRDIIVLAKIAELVIMALGLLMFLFKSAPGLYFVLFLMCTQSAFFGPSKYGIIPELVRPDQLSKANGFLEGMTYLAIVLGSAAAPILILTTNRNYPLADAACILAAAVGVFTSLQIEKTPAGGQSVQASILFFKDIWRTLKAIRSETALLVAMAAAAYFLFLGAFAQINLIPYGLEICKASEELSALLFVVASLAIGLGSYLSGKLSGRSIELGIVPIGGLMMAAAAIALGLVNPNSHSPQDAKEMFALNPGIFSLTFLFGVGAGLFIIPIHAFIQMKAPAAIRGQVLAASNFLSWVGVLLASVLVNLCTTFLKISPSWMFLLFGLLTAVLAVGAVIRLPYPLLRFLAAVLTRLLYRLRVFGAEHIPASGPALLVSNHVSWADAVILMASLPRPVRFLMDKSLYQNKGLHWLFRLVKAIPVSPSDSPKSIFESIEQARRALQSGELVCVFPEGGITRTGQMNRFRPGFEKIAEGLDIPVIPAYLGGIWGSVLSHYHGRLLSAWPKRLPYPVQVHFGEPLPPDTSAEEARQAIAELSCNYFESRKPHRISLGETFVRSARKHFRRPFISDISGKRLTWGKTLIAAVLLRDYLKDRTADQPNIGIFLPPSVGAVCANLAVALLNKTAVNLSYAVSPSDRQFMIEQTGLKTILTSRLFLEKINVSPTALPGALFLEDLLTQFTPAQKRLAALKALFCPRRRLACAETFDADQTAVILFSSGSSGKPKGILLSHHNILSNLEGALMIFRVYPGDKLCAVLPLFHSFGLTCTLWLPILAGVPVCFVPNPLDAKAVGQTVRSENATLLFATPTFLLNYLKRCEPDDFKTLRFIIAGAEKLKIELIDEFEKKFGIRPREGYGTTECSPLIAINVPDVEVAGARQIGTKDGTAGHPLPGIAVKILHPETGRPVPVGQPGLLWVKGPNVMKGYLNLPEKTAQVLQDGWYNTGDIVTLDRDGFITITDRLSRFSKIGGEMVSHLTIEETCIKLLHLNEPLVAVTSLPDEKKGEQIVLLYVKDKVNPEDLYEKLAESDLPKLYLPKRENLIGLDEIPRLGSGKTDILRLRQLAREFKEKQSAGPDPSFG
- the rny gene encoding ribonuclease Y → MEVLMAINTASWIVGILLGGIIGLAVSILVGFSISKIRLKEAEKDIQGRLETARREAETILKEARLDAASEFIRKREEFTNEVAAKEAQIQKQELQLEKMKDALERQQEQIEQRDRQLKNLEKDLQRKIESVDNKNRELSSLLVQQKNQLLKISGMTVEEAKNLLLQELEEECEKEMSELISRKVAQAEEQAEEKAKEIINLAIQRYAAEQTCEVSVSMVDIPNDEMKGRIIGREGRNIRAFEKATGVDVIVDDTPGVIVVSGFNPIRREVARLSMERLIQDGRIHPTRIEEIVAQTKKDVHQRVIQLGKEAAEEVDVRGLNNKIIGMLGALHYRTSYGQNVLRHSVEVAFLAQVMADELGLDGSLAKRTGLLHDIGKAMDREIEGGHPSIGANYLRRFKESPIVLNAVEAHHGDIPADNPYTPLIAAADAISASRPGARREILERYIKRLEKLEEIARSFEGVEGCYAIQAGREVRVIVNAEKVSDDAAMKTARDIAKKIEEEMTYPGEIKVTLLREVRCIEYAR
- a CDS encoding DMT family protein, with product MKTILLLTISNIFMTFAWYGHLKFKDKPIVIVILCSWLIAFLEYCFQVPANRIGHGIFTAAQLKTIQEVITLLIFCGFSILYLKEPLKWNYLVGFALIIAAVFFIFKKW
- a CDS encoding helix-turn-helix domain-containing protein produces the protein MKKKDVLTTGEVAKLCNVAPRTVTKWFDSGQLKGYRIPGSRDRRIPTSELIRFMKAHNMPTDALEKGQMKVLIIDSCPEKSRQFAETLQMKGSFEAICAHNSFDAGLLAEKFKPQVILVNLMSNAVNPQQLCTYVRQHQDLQYTKIIAVASGLNENETAALKKKGFDAVLTNPTDVDQAVKLIQDCCSVLH
- a CDS encoding alpha/beta hydrolase, translating into MLHRIQKRTNGSPLPVLEPLEQVNPDCYSESAKAYFAYYGLDCGPEIEHFFGSFVSGPYELAAHIYRPARYEAAVVLLHGYLNHSGQKRHLLSALLKNHFAVALFDWPGHGLSSGPPASINHFEEYTIALADFLQKVLACLHGPYFAVGFSMGAAVLTDALLTGAVPSLQRVILAAPLLRWAAYNLSKPLWKAACCFTDRIPRIQRKNSSDPEYLSFNRSRDFLHARVVSLQWVKALYKWNDKLQSLPPSDREILILQPQEDKTVDWPYNLKILQKKFPAAHLQMLPGARHELFNEASPYRQASIRAVLDYFSGNEPFLFSPKTGKNRNPEQSKI
- a CDS encoding TIGR00282 family metallophosphoesterase — its product is MRLAESERTVKIKVLCIGDIVGRPGRRILSSQLPLLVRQHQVDAVIANAENAAGGSGLTPQIYEKLGRYRVHLITLGDHCYRKKEILPILESGGNIVRPANLSPAAAGKDFAVYQTSKGVCVGVVTLMGRIFMKPADCPYAKIDSILPRLSQQAEVIFVEMHAEATSEKAAMAYYLDGKVSCVFGTHTHVVTADERILPGGTAFITDIGMTGAHDSVLGRKSECVIRAFRTQMPYPFELAAGDVRMSAILVTVDSHTRRAESIERIQVREETTDEMIYDSDDGKPDSANGFMS
- a CDS encoding HYExAFE family protein — its product is MAGKNRRAVPTPVGSPNLYEAAFETWLAERRISYRAVPQGHRSVPEGPQKRFDYLLCPEGAVPILAEVKGRTFEGESLVGRRGLDGWTTQQDLQALQQWEDVFVRHYPGSRAVFVFVFCLKQPDVDTDGLEVFAKDGRRFVFLAVEAGVYRTFAVQRSPRWKTVTLKAEDFRRCALPLEVYLEKIWNE
- the bioB gene encoding biotin synthase BioB: MNELIQSYAEYVLSGGMLNRQQAVELVQAGRTDFEDLLYWADRIRRHVFGETVHLCSIVPGRLGGCSQDCAFCAQSVHYDTAVDKKPRLLTEEEILSAAAQAKACRVSHFGIVTSGRSIPEVELHRLERIIRRLRQEFGIRVCAALGILDEKAMQRLAAAGVERYNHNLETSERHFPNIVKTHRYEERVATIRAALKAGLKVCAGGIFGIGETLEDRIDMAMELRGLGVDMVPLNFLHPIPGTPLGTMTPLAPREILQIVALYRFLLPHTHLKVAGGRVKNLRDLQSWIFRAGCTSIISGNYLTTAGRAVEEDRQMIIDLGLQTSDCR